In Burkholderia gladioli, a genomic segment contains:
- a CDS encoding oxepin-CoA hydrolase, alternative type: MSAELLASRPAESESTLVLTLSNPGARNALHPDMYAAGLEAMNTAERDPSIRSVVLTGADRFFCAGGNLNRLLENRARDPAVQAASIDLLGEWITAIRTVTKPVIAAVEGAAAGAGFSLALACDLVVAAEDAKFVMSYARVGLTPDGGGSWFLARALPRALATEILIEGKPVVARRLHDLGVVNRLARAGSVLGETLAWADELGRISPNAVTRVKALLADAPEQPLAAHLVAERDHFVASLHHADGLEGITAFLEKRPPVYSR; the protein is encoded by the coding sequence ATGAGCGCCGAACTGCTCGCGTCCCGCCCCGCCGAAAGCGAATCGACCCTGGTCTTGACGCTATCGAATCCGGGCGCACGCAACGCCCTGCATCCCGACATGTACGCGGCCGGCCTCGAGGCGATGAACACCGCCGAGCGCGATCCCTCGATCCGCAGCGTGGTGCTGACCGGCGCGGACCGCTTCTTCTGCGCCGGCGGCAACCTGAACCGACTGCTCGAGAATCGCGCCAGGGATCCCGCGGTGCAGGCCGCCAGCATCGACCTGCTAGGCGAATGGATCACCGCGATCCGGACCGTCACCAAGCCGGTGATCGCGGCGGTCGAAGGCGCGGCCGCCGGGGCCGGTTTCTCGCTGGCGCTGGCTTGCGACCTGGTCGTCGCCGCCGAGGACGCGAAATTCGTGATGTCCTACGCGCGCGTCGGGCTCACGCCGGACGGCGGCGGCTCCTGGTTCCTGGCCCGTGCACTGCCGCGCGCGCTGGCCACTGAAATCCTGATCGAGGGCAAACCGGTCGTGGCCCGACGCCTGCATGATCTCGGCGTCGTCAATCGCCTCGCGCGTGCCGGCTCGGTGCTCGGCGAAACGCTGGCCTGGGCCGACGAGCTCGGCCGCATCTCGCCGAACGCCGTCACGCGCGTGAAGGCCTTGCTCGCCGACGCGCCCGAGCAGCCGCTCGCGGCGCACCTGGTGGCCGAGCGCGATCATTTCGTCGCCTCGCTCCATCATGCCGACGGGCTCGAAGGCATCACCGCCTTCCTGGAGAAACGGCCGCCCGTCTATTCCCGATGA
- a CDS encoding histidine phosphatase family protein yields the protein MTTLYTLPTRRRIYLMRHGDVTYFDARQQAIDPDAVPLNELGRAQARAAGRAFAAQSIRFDRVITSGLNRTVETASLVLAETGQAIDVEIEPAWREIRGGHLADLPPEDVEAAFIGAFHGIVPEHVPFLGGETIGELIDRVLPPLAALRADPGWDTALLVLHGGVNCALLSHATLPEQRLFIGRFAQSTACINVLDVGQHAHDWVIRQLNYTPPDALHRDARNTVMEVLYHQFVQANAGS from the coding sequence ATGACCACTCTCTATACCCTGCCGACCCGCCGCCGCATCTATCTGATGCGACATGGCGACGTCACCTATTTCGATGCCCGGCAACAGGCGATCGACCCGGACGCGGTACCGCTCAACGAACTCGGCCGGGCCCAGGCCCGCGCGGCCGGCCGCGCCTTCGCCGCGCAATCGATCCGCTTCGACCGCGTGATCACCAGCGGCCTGAATCGCACCGTCGAAACGGCCTCGCTCGTGCTCGCGGAAACCGGGCAGGCGATCGACGTCGAGATCGAACCGGCATGGCGCGAAATCCGCGGCGGCCATCTTGCCGACCTGCCGCCGGAGGATGTCGAGGCGGCCTTTATCGGCGCATTCCACGGCATCGTCCCCGAACACGTTCCCTTCCTCGGCGGCGAAACCATCGGCGAGTTGATCGACCGCGTGCTGCCGCCGCTCGCGGCGCTGCGCGCCGATCCCGGCTGGGACACCGCGCTGCTGGTGCTGCATGGCGGCGTCAACTGCGCGCTGCTGTCCCACGCCACGCTGCCCGAACAGCGGCTATTCATCGGGCGCTTCGCTCAATCGACCGCCTGCATCAACGTGCTCGACGTCGGCCAGCATGCGCACGACTGGGTGATCCGGCAACTCAACTACACGCCGCCCGATGCGCTGCATCGCGACGCTCGCAACACCGTCATGGAAGTGCTCTATCACCAGTTCGTTCAGGCCAACGCGGGAAGCTGA